The stretch of DNA TGGTCGATGCCTCGCCCATCATCGACCACGCTCACATGCACCGCCGCCGGTGAGACGCTCCCCACAATCTGGACACGTCGCGCTTCGGCGTGGGCGACGGCGTTGTTCACGGCTTCTTGAACGATTCGCAAGACCGCGAGCTCGACGTCCGGAGGAGGCCTGTATGGGCTTCCGTCATCTGTCACTGCGACGTGTATCTGGACCCCATCCGATGAAGGCTCCGGCCGGAAGCGATGCGCAAATGACCGAAGCGCGGCAACAAGTCCCAGATCGTCGAGCACCGGTGGATACAGCTCCGTAGCGATTGAACGAAGTTGATCCGCGACGCCGCGCAGCGCTTCCGTTTCGGCCTCAATCTGTGGGTTGAGGTCTAGCTTGCGAATGACTCCGGAGAGTTCCTGAAGTGGCGAGTCATGGATCTCCCGCGCGACGCGAGCGCGCTCAGTCTCGAGCGCGCTCGCCGAGGAGCGGG from Longimicrobiales bacterium encodes:
- a CDS encoding sensor histidine kinase translates to AATVALSALVMLSAVAPSILANRRWVADPQASTAVAVAMLVAAGLVLTNVVRVPLPLVAVAALVAAPVLPRFRRLLATATDRLMFADIRARSSASALETERARVAREIHDSPLQELSGVIRKLDLNPQIEAETEALRGVADQLRSIATELYPPVLDDLGLVAALRSFAHRFRPEPSSDGVQIHVAVTDDGSPYRPPPDVELAVLRIVQEAVNNAVAHAEARRVQIVGSVSPAAVHVSVVDDGRGIDHARARRAQQLGHMGLASMQQRAAAVGADLRFEHAKPSGTRVELRWQA